A genomic segment from Flammeovirga pectinis encodes:
- a CDS encoding NADPH:quinone reductase translates to MKAAWYTEQGKSEEVFFIGERDEPQPLEGEIQIKVEYAGVNPGEISKRIARFGGEMPYPLVIPHSDGSGIVTKIGVGVDKHWLGKKVMCFGAQSYRPFGTAATYTCVPATHVFELDDSIDMQQAAQMGIPAITGHYAVYKAGDPRGKTILVSGGAGAVGQCAIQFAKRGGAKVIATVRKQEDRKIALYAGADEAICTDKEGLKKLATYKRTIDHIVEVAFSSNLELDNQLLKVGGSISTFATTDGTPKIPFWQLVFDNISIHFLGSDDFPLEAKQKAMREAANALEAGWKGLSIYKIYPLEQIAEAHNDVEFKRTKERILLKIS, encoded by the coding sequence ATGAAAGCAGCTTGGTATACTGAGCAAGGAAAATCTGAAGAGGTTTTCTTTATTGGAGAACGCGATGAGCCTCAACCATTAGAAGGAGAAATTCAAATTAAGGTGGAATATGCAGGTGTAAACCCTGGTGAGATATCTAAAAGGATTGCTCGTTTTGGTGGAGAGATGCCTTATCCATTGGTTATACCTCATAGCGATGGAAGTGGTATTGTAACTAAGATTGGTGTTGGTGTAGATAAACACTGGTTAGGTAAGAAAGTGATGTGCTTTGGTGCTCAATCTTATAGACCTTTTGGTACAGCGGCAACATATACTTGCGTACCAGCTACTCATGTATTCGAGTTAGATGATTCTATTGATATGCAGCAGGCAGCCCAAATGGGTATACCTGCAATTACTGGGCATTATGCCGTTTATAAAGCAGGTGATCCTAGAGGAAAAACAATTCTTGTTAGCGGTGGTGCTGGTGCTGTTGGGCAATGTGCAATTCAGTTTGCAAAACGCGGAGGAGCTAAAGTAATTGCTACAGTACGAAAACAAGAAGATAGAAAAATAGCACTTTATGCAGGTGCTGATGAAGCCATTTGTACGGATAAAGAGGGGTTAAAAAAACTAGCTACTTATAAAAGAACAATTGATCATATTGTTGAAGTTGCTTTTTCTAGCAATTTAGAACTAGACAATCAATTACTAAAAGTAGGAGGGAGTATTTCAACTTTTGCAACAACAGACGGTACACCAAAAATTCCGTTTTGGCAATTAGTTTTTGATAATATCAGTATCCATTTTTTAGGAAGTGATGATTTCCCATTAGAAGCAAAACAGAAAGCAATGCGAGAAGCTGCAAACGCTTTAGAAGCAGGTTGGAAGGGTTTATCAATTTATAAAATATATCCTTTAGAGCAAATTGCAGAAGCACATAATGATGTGGAATTTAAGCGTACCAAAGAACGTATATTGCTAAAGATTTCTTAA
- a CDS encoding sigma-54-dependent transcriptional regulator, giving the protein MSKPLGKILVIDDNEDILLAAKMLLKKNADLVQVESNPGKIPFLLKNDSYDVILLDMNFTKDTTSGKEGFHWLEQILEIDPSAVVVMITAYGDVETAVNAVKQGATDFVLKPWNNEKLIATLTSAVRLKKSYEEVKVLKEEKTELATALNKAAGTDGIVIGDSPAMKKVFSLISKVAKTDANILVLGENGTGKEVIARAIHEQSLRNDKVFIGVDMGSISETLFQSELFGHKKGAFTDAREDRAGRFEIANKGTLFLDEIGNLPMTLQSKLLTVLQKREVIRVGDNKQINVDIRLICATNMPVYEMVESKEFRQDLLYRINTVEIHLPPLRDRLEDIPLLVTHFLNTYTKKYRKDKMKVSSATMKKLQKYYWPGNVRELQHALERAVIMAEEDTLQPTDFTFLVEKNKDEDNFDLSEFDLDTVEKMMIQKAVSKYSGNISKAAKSLGLTRASLYRRLEKHGL; this is encoded by the coding sequence ATGAGTAAGCCCTTAGGTAAAATTCTAGTCATAGATGACAATGAAGATATTTTATTAGCAGCAAAAATGCTATTAAAAAAGAATGCCGATTTAGTACAAGTTGAAAGCAACCCTGGTAAAATTCCGTTCCTATTAAAGAACGACTCTTACGATGTAATTTTATTAGATATGAACTTTACCAAAGATACTACATCTGGTAAAGAGGGTTTCCATTGGTTAGAACAAATATTAGAAATAGATCCTAGTGCAGTTGTTGTAATGATAACAGCTTACGGAGATGTAGAAACAGCAGTAAATGCTGTAAAGCAAGGAGCAACAGATTTTGTATTGAAACCTTGGAACAACGAAAAACTAATTGCCACTTTAACTTCTGCTGTTCGATTAAAAAAATCTTACGAAGAAGTAAAGGTTTTAAAAGAAGAAAAAACCGAACTGGCTACAGCATTGAATAAAGCTGCAGGTACAGATGGTATTGTAATAGGAGATAGTCCTGCTATGAAAAAGGTTTTTTCTCTAATTAGTAAAGTAGCAAAAACGGATGCTAATATCTTAGTTCTTGGTGAAAATGGTACGGGTAAAGAAGTAATAGCACGTGCAATACACGAACAGTCACTTAGAAACGATAAAGTTTTTATTGGTGTTGATATGGGATCGATCTCAGAAACACTTTTCCAATCCGAATTATTTGGGCATAAAAAAGGAGCATTTACAGATGCTAGAGAAGATAGAGCCGGTAGGTTTGAAATTGCAAATAAAGGAACATTATTCTTAGATGAGATTGGTAATTTACCGATGACTTTACAATCTAAGCTTTTAACTGTATTGCAAAAAAGAGAGGTAATTAGAGTAGGCGATAACAAACAAATTAACGTAGATATCAGGTTAATTTGTGCTACTAATATGCCTGTTTACGAAATGGTTGAAAGTAAAGAATTTAGACAAGATTTACTTTACCGTATTAATACCGTAGAAATTCACCTTCCACCATTAAGAGATCGTTTAGAGGATATTCCTTTATTGGTGACACACTTTTTAAATACGTACACTAAAAAGTATAGAAAAGATAAAATGAAAGTTTCTTCTGCAACAATGAAGAAACTCCAAAAATATTATTGGCCGGGTAACGTAAGAGAGCTCCAACATGCTTTGGAACGTGCGGTTATTATGGCTGAAGAAGATACTTTACAACCAACTGATTTTACTTTCTTGGTAGAAAAAAACAAAGATGAAGACAATTTCGATTTGTCAGAATTTGATTTAGATACTGTAGAAAAGATGATGATCCAGAAAGCAGTAAGTAAGTATTCTGGAAACATTTCTAAAGCAGCTAAATCTCTTGGTTTAACAAGAGCGTCATTGTACAGAAGATTAGAAAAACATGGTCTATAA
- a CDS encoding DUF808 domain-containing protein translates to MASGFFALLDDIAVIMDDVAVTAKVATQKASGILGDDLAVTAEKASGFQSSREIPVLWAICKGSFINKLIILPMAFLLSAFLPWSITPILLFGGVYLAFEGVEKVYHYAFAGGHTKTAEAKISMTEEEALANEKKKVKSAIVVDFILSIEIVIVALSSVMEEDLTVQILSVSLAAIIATIGVYGLVALIVRMDDFGLKLIQSTNGKKGIVQKIGLLLVNALPWVIKSLTVIGTVAMLLVAGGIFVHNVPAIHTLLHAIPTILSELLTGTVVGTVALLCVTLFSSLFKKK, encoded by the coding sequence ATGGCTTCAGGATTTTTCGCATTGCTCGATGATATTGCCGTAATCATGGACGATGTAGCAGTAACAGCAAAAGTTGCAACGCAAAAGGCAAGTGGTATTTTAGGAGATGATCTTGCTGTAACAGCAGAAAAAGCATCTGGTTTTCAATCTTCTAGAGAGATTCCTGTACTATGGGCTATTTGTAAAGGCTCTTTCATAAATAAATTAATAATTTTACCAATGGCATTTCTGCTTAGTGCTTTTTTACCTTGGTCTATTACCCCAATACTCTTATTTGGAGGTGTGTATTTAGCTTTTGAAGGAGTAGAAAAAGTATATCATTATGCTTTTGCAGGCGGACATACAAAGACTGCTGAAGCAAAGATTTCTATGACAGAGGAAGAAGCGTTAGCAAACGAAAAAAAGAAAGTGAAATCTGCAATTGTTGTAGACTTTATATTATCTATAGAAATAGTAATTGTTGCTTTAAGTTCTGTAATGGAAGAAGACCTTACAGTGCAAATATTATCCGTTTCTTTGGCTGCTATTATTGCAACTATCGGGGTGTATGGCTTGGTCGCATTAATTGTTCGAATGGACGATTTTGGCTTAAAACTTATTCAGTCTACAAATGGTAAAAAAGGTATTGTTCAAAAAATTGGTTTGCTATTAGTAAATGCTTTGCCTTGGGTAATTAAAAGCTTAACCGTTATTGGTACTGTGGCAATGTTATTAGTTGCAGGGGGTATTTTTGTACATAATGTACCTGCAATTCATACACTTTTACACGCAATACCAACTATTTTAAGCGAATTACTAACTGGTACTGTTGTAGGGACGGTGGCACTTCTTTGCGTAACATTATTTTCATCTTTGTTTAAGAAAAAATAA
- a CDS encoding HAD family hydrolase: MKDKIKVIAFDADDTLWINEPYFRVFEEDYFNLMSHYMPKEELKAKLFDLVIKNIPMYGYGTRGLSLSMLEGAVLFSDGKLKAHEVLEILNFGKRMLGNPVELIDGVEQTLSYLSNKYRLVVATKGDLLEQEKKLEKSNLLKYFHHTEIVSEKTEKEYSKLLQHLDIEADEFLMVGNSLKSDIVPVLNIGAHAFHVPFHSTWAHEMVDGKVEGEKFKELKKITEVIEIL; the protein is encoded by the coding sequence ATGAAAGATAAAATTAAAGTTATTGCTTTTGATGCAGACGATACATTATGGATTAATGAACCGTATTTTAGAGTATTCGAGGAAGATTATTTTAATTTAATGAGCCATTATATGCCAAAAGAAGAGCTAAAAGCAAAACTTTTTGATTTGGTCATAAAAAATATCCCAATGTATGGTTACGGAACAAGAGGATTGTCTTTATCTATGTTAGAAGGTGCAGTTTTGTTTTCTGACGGGAAGTTAAAAGCTCATGAAGTTTTAGAGATACTGAACTTTGGAAAAAGAATGTTGGGTAACCCAGTAGAACTTATTGATGGTGTTGAGCAGACATTGTCTTATTTATCAAATAAATACAGATTGGTGGTTGCAACCAAAGGAGACCTTTTAGAACAGGAAAAGAAGTTAGAGAAATCGAATCTGCTAAAATACTTTCATCATACTGAAATTGTTTCAGAAAAAACAGAGAAAGAATACAGTAAATTACTCCAACATCTTGATATCGAAGCAGACGAGTTTTTAATGGTAGGGAACTCCTTAAAATCTGATATAGTGCCTGTATTAAACATCGGTGCACATGCATTTCATGTCCCATTCCATAGTACATGGGCACACGAAATGGTAGATGGTAAAGTAGAAGGAGAGAAGTTTAAGGAATTAAAAAAAATAACTGAAGTTATAGAAATTCTGTAG
- a CDS encoding DEAD/DEAH box helicase → MSLVVPSIEDIRKHLKFETFNAIQKEAIEKSKDANELVVLAPTGSGKTIAFLLPIIQRINPNLKEVQCVIVAPSRELSLQIEQVFKSLGTPLKVNCCYGGHSMKVEMNNMQNPPHVLIGTPGRLADHIDKESFDYSAVEAIVLDEFDKALEFGFKDDMSFIIEELRSVNFKMLTSATKNDELPEFTKIESPVIIDYLGDQVPPKLNLQMVYAKGVDKLYSLLKLICHLKAEPMLIFCNHRAAVDRISEILKEKGIAHESFHGGLDQEERERALTKFRNGSATVFITTDLAARGLDIPDIKHVIHYQLPPKEDAFIHRNGRTARMEKDGDAYLVLSEEDKLPEYIKKKPQNLHVPSNEEIPPLPKWITLYISGGKKNKINKIDIVGLLMKKGGLSKDELGLIEVKDFISFVAVDRKKAKEVCELVNKERVKKIRLRVAIAR, encoded by the coding sequence ATGAGTTTAGTAGTACCATCTATAGAAGATATAAGAAAGCACTTAAAGTTTGAAACCTTTAATGCAATTCAGAAAGAAGCCATAGAGAAATCTAAAGATGCCAACGAGTTAGTAGTTTTAGCCCCAACTGGGTCTGGTAAAACTATTGCTTTTTTACTTCCTATTATTCAGAGAATAAATCCGAATTTAAAAGAAGTACAATGTGTAATTGTAGCACCATCAAGAGAGCTTTCTTTACAAATAGAGCAGGTTTTTAAAAGTTTAGGTACTCCTTTAAAAGTAAACTGTTGTTATGGTGGTCATTCTATGAAAGTAGAAATGAACAATATGCAAAATCCTCCTCATGTATTAATTGGTACACCGGGTAGATTGGCAGACCATATAGACAAAGAATCTTTTGATTACAGTGCTGTAGAAGCAATTGTACTTGATGAATTTGATAAAGCTTTAGAATTTGGTTTTAAAGATGATATGTCTTTTATAATTGAAGAGCTTAGGTCGGTTAATTTTAAGATGCTTACTTCTGCTACTAAAAACGATGAGCTTCCTGAATTTACAAAAATAGAATCACCGGTAATCATAGATTACTTGGGAGATCAAGTGCCTCCAAAGTTGAACCTGCAAATGGTGTATGCAAAAGGCGTAGATAAGCTTTATTCTTTATTAAAACTTATCTGTCATTTAAAGGCAGAACCTATGCTTATTTTCTGTAATCATAGAGCAGCGGTAGATAGAATTAGTGAAATCCTTAAAGAAAAAGGCATTGCACATGAATCTTTCCATGGTGGTTTAGATCAAGAGGAAAGAGAAAGAGCATTAACCAAATTTAGAAATGGTAGTGCAACTGTATTCATTACTACAGACTTAGCAGCAAGAGGATTAGATATTCCAGATATTAAACATGTAATTCATTATCAACTTCCTCCAAAAGAAGATGCATTTATACACAGAAATGGTAGAACTGCACGAATGGAGAAAGACGGTGATGCTTACTTGGTTTTATCAGAAGAAGATAAATTACCAGAGTATATAAAGAAAAAGCCTCAGAATTTACATGTTCCTTCAAATGAAGAAATTCCACCTTTACCTAAATGGATAACTTTATATATTAGTGGGGGTAAAAAGAACAAGATAAATAAAATTGATATTGTTGGTCTACTAATGAAAAAAGGTGGTTTATCAAAAGATGAATTAGGACTAATAGAAGTCAAAGATTTTATTTCTTTTGTAGCCGTTGATAGAAAAAAGGCAAAAGAAGTATGCGAATTGGTAAACAAGGAGCGTGTTAAAAAAATAAGACTAAGAGTAGCCATTGCAAGATAA
- a CDS encoding Lacal_2735 family protein, with the protein MFGLFKKSSPKEKLEKRYKKLLEESHKLSTVNRMESDLKMFEASEVLKEIEKLEN; encoded by the coding sequence ATGTTCGGATTATTTAAAAAATCATCTCCAAAAGAAAAATTAGAAAAGAGATATAAAAAATTATTAGAAGAGTCGCACAAACTATCTACTGTAAATAGAATGGAAAGTGACTTGAAGATGTTTGAAGCATCTGAGGTATTAAAAGAAATTGAAAAATTAGAAAATTAA
- a CDS encoding lipase family protein, producing the protein MDPLTTASAKQFHSLNMKGFEIKYRILKKTLFVEFHPTENLLDWLSVRLKYKKRNGVHTGYLKSYFACSKELQNVIKSNKDAICTVEVIGFGIGGAIAQVFCLFMADAIDQPIKIITYDSPTPFNQLKREEFDTLINIQEHYIFGFDLIGTLPIKLFGYAFPKNQRDYRIV; encoded by the coding sequence ATGGATCCGTTAACAACAGCTTCGGCAAAGCAATTCCATTCATTAAATATGAAAGGTTTTGAAATAAAATATAGAATTCTCAAAAAGACTCTTTTTGTTGAGTTTCATCCAACAGAAAATCTTTTAGATTGGTTAAGTGTGCGTCTAAAATATAAAAAAAGAAATGGAGTACATACAGGCTACTTAAAAAGTTACTTTGCCTGTTCTAAAGAGCTTCAAAATGTTATTAAATCTAATAAAGACGCTATCTGTACTGTAGAAGTTATTGGTTTTGGTATAGGTGGTGCCATTGCTCAGGTCTTCTGCCTGTTTATGGCTGATGCTATTGATCAACCCATAAAAATTATTACGTATGATAGTCCTACTCCTTTTAATCAATTAAAAAGAGAAGAGTTTGACACTCTAATAAATATACAAGAACATTATATTTTTGGATTTGATTTAATAGGTACGTTGCCTATTAAGTTATTTGGCTATGCATTCCCTAAAAATCAAAGGGATTATAGGATTGTATAA
- a CDS encoding YiiX/YebB-like N1pC/P60 family cysteine hydrolase, which translates to MKNLLFSLSIVLLYGCTTSSFKIDDLQPGDIIFQDVDCGPFCDAVDKVTSGYQGKDFSHCALVVEENDSLFIIEAVGKGVVKTSFTQFFSKKIAAGGTLVGRVKKQYANLAPKAAKNAFQYLGKQYDDVFDINNDKYYCSELVYETYKEANNGKEVFKLYPMTYKDPDTQAFFPIWINYFKQLNINIPEGEPGLNPGGVSKSTYLDIKPISF; encoded by the coding sequence ATGAAAAACCTACTTTTTAGTCTATCTATAGTATTACTATATGGTTGTACTACTTCTTCGTTCAAAATAGATGATTTACAACCCGGTGATATCATTTTCCAAGATGTTGACTGTGGTCCTTTTTGCGATGCCGTAGATAAAGTAACATCTGGCTATCAAGGAAAAGACTTTTCACACTGTGCATTGGTTGTAGAAGAAAATGATTCCTTGTTTATTATTGAAGCTGTTGGGAAAGGAGTTGTAAAAACCTCTTTTACTCAGTTTTTTAGTAAAAAAATTGCTGCAGGAGGTACGCTTGTAGGTAGAGTTAAAAAACAATATGCTAACCTTGCCCCTAAAGCTGCTAAAAATGCTTTTCAATATTTAGGGAAACAATATGATGATGTTTTTGATATTAATAACGACAAATACTATTGTTCTGAATTAGTTTATGAAACATATAAGGAAGCAAACAATGGGAAAGAGGTTTTTAAATTATATCCTATGACATATAAAGACCCTGATACACAGGCGTTCTTCCCTATATGGATAAATTATTTTAAGCAACTGAATATAAACATTCCAGAAGGTGAACCGGGCTTAAATCCTGGAGGTGTTTCTAAATCTACTTATTTAGATATTAAGCCTATTTCTTTTTAG
- a CDS encoding SDR family NAD(P)-dependent oxidoreductase: MKNYLVIGGSSGIGLALTKQLCEEGNTVYATYNTTSPSFDHENVHYHSLNVLDNTLDLSFLPDIINGVAYCPGSINLLPFSRIEVDSYTKDFELQVGGAIKVIQQTINKMKKSGNASIVMYSTVAVQLGFKFHAQVAASKGAIEGLTKALAAEFAPKVRVNAIAPSLTDTPLAGKLLSDDAKKQANAATHPLKKIGESEDVAALSAFLLSDKSSWMTGQILHVDGGMSTIKV, translated from the coding sequence ATGAAAAATTATTTAGTGATAGGAGGATCATCTGGAATAGGGTTGGCATTAACCAAGCAATTATGTGAGGAAGGAAATACAGTGTATGCAACTTACAATACAACTTCCCCTTCTTTTGACCATGAAAATGTTCACTATCACTCATTAAATGTTTTGGATAACACATTAGATTTATCATTTTTACCAGATATTATTAACGGTGTAGCGTATTGTCCGGGAAGTATAAATTTATTGCCTTTCAGCAGAATAGAAGTAGATAGCTATACTAAAGACTTTGAATTACAGGTTGGAGGAGCAATAAAAGTTATACAGCAAACGATTAATAAAATGAAGAAATCAGGGAATGCATCTATTGTAATGTATTCAACCGTTGCTGTACAGTTAGGTTTTAAATTTCATGCTCAAGTTGCGGCATCAAAAGGTGCTATAGAAGGATTAACGAAAGCACTTGCCGCCGAGTTTGCCCCAAAAGTAAGAGTTAATGCTATAGCACCTTCTTTAACAGATACACCTTTGGCAGGGAAGTTATTAAGCGATGATGCAAAAAAGCAAGCGAATGCAGCTACCCACCCTTTAAAGAAAATAGGAGAATCTGAAGATGTAGCAGCTCTATCGGCATTCCTTTTATCAGATAAATCAAGTTGGATGACAGGTCAAATTCTTCATGTTGATGGAGGTATGTCTACCATCAAAGTATAA
- the bla gene encoding subclass B1 metallo-beta-lactamase, with product MTFKNIVFSFISLIVTFSCCKTKEDKSVQHTLYTTDILKVTPLTEHTLVHVSYLHTQDFGDVACNGMIVIDDGEAIIIDSPTDSASTVTLINYVQDSLKAQIKGVIPTHFHVDCLGGLPEFHKRNIPSYATFKTINLAKEKGFPIPQNGFKDTKTFTLDDHEVIASYFGKGHTEDNIVVYQPTDKVLFGGCLVKKMNAGKGNLADADTNFWSSTVQKVSDNYNEVEIVIPGHGPTGNSSLFTYTIQLFDQK from the coding sequence ATGACATTCAAAAACATTGTATTCTCTTTCATCAGTTTGATAGTTACCTTTTCTTGCTGTAAAACAAAAGAAGATAAATCTGTACAACATACATTGTATACTACTGATATCCTTAAAGTAACACCACTAACAGAACATACACTTGTTCATGTTTCTTATTTACATACTCAAGATTTTGGTGATGTTGCTTGTAATGGTATGATTGTTATTGATGATGGAGAAGCAATAATTATAGATTCTCCGACAGATAGTGCAAGTACAGTTACTTTAATAAACTATGTGCAAGACTCATTAAAAGCACAAATTAAAGGGGTTATTCCTACACACTTCCATGTAGATTGTTTAGGTGGTTTACCTGAGTTTCATAAACGTAATATTCCATCTTATGCTACTTTTAAAACCATTAACTTAGCAAAAGAAAAAGGTTTTCCTATACCTCAAAACGGCTTTAAAGATACAAAGACATTTACTTTAGATGATCATGAAGTTATTGCTTCTTATTTTGGTAAAGGGCACACAGAAGATAATATTGTAGTGTACCAGCCAACTGATAAAGTTCTATTTGGTGGATGTCTTGTTAAAAAAATGAACGCAGGTAAAGGTAACTTAGCTGATGCTGATACAAATTTTTGGTCTTCTACTGTACAAAAGGTGAGTGATAATTATAATGAAGTAGAAATTGTTATCCCTGGGCATGGACCGACAGGGAACTCTTCTTTATTTACGTACACAATTCAGCTTTTTGATCAAAAATAG
- a CDS encoding DUF3944 domain-containing protein, with protein sequence MNMISDKNLWFLEQSSNEQLSTLFDILTLEQNGNYRRRERLSNCLEAQLYEGDYFKYSDRIALELQYLANETVGDFLRQHQLPYSTILENIFNVLQIDFKENTPVIQLEEIFIDTLCDRSIGLKNSGVKELPFNVLLSEGMTTKIRRSSALRVAVPAVLYIALLRLDSSKNINIYDYVDATR encoded by the coding sequence ATGAATATGATCTCAGATAAAAATCTTTGGTTTCTCGAACAGAGTTCTAATGAACAATTATCAACATTATTTGATATTCTTACATTAGAGCAAAATGGGAATTACCGTAGAAGAGAGCGTCTGAGTAATTGTTTAGAAGCTCAATTATATGAAGGAGATTATTTTAAATATAGTGACCGTATTGCTCTGGAGCTTCAATATTTAGCAAATGAAACTGTTGGAGATTTCTTGAGACAACATCAGTTGCCTTATTCAACTATTTTAGAAAATATTTTCAATGTATTACAAATTGATTTCAAAGAAAATACACCTGTAATACAATTAGAAGAAATTTTTATAGATACACTTTGTGATCGTTCTATTGGGTTAAAAAATTCTGGAGTTAAAGAATTACCTTTTAATGTATTACTTAGTGAAGGCATGACAACCAAAATCCGTAGATCTTCTGCTCTTAGAGTAGCTGTTCCTGCAGTTTTATATATAGCGTTGTTACGTTTAGATTCAAGCAAAAATATAAACATCTACGATTATGTAGATGCTACAAGATAA
- a CDS encoding SRPBCC family protein: MAFYQFKREQLINASVDEVWDFISSPRNLKEITPDYMGFDVTSTDIPEKMYEGMIITYKVSPLLGFKMDWMTEITKVRDKEYFVDEQRVGPYNIWHHQHILKEVKDGVLMKDIVTYAPPFGPLGAIANTLMIRSKLEEIFAYRKKVVEKKWGTLPKVRSVEGLAG; encoded by the coding sequence ATGGCATTTTATCAATTTAAAAGAGAGCAATTAATTAATGCGAGTGTAGATGAAGTATGGGATTTTATTTCATCACCAAGAAATTTAAAGGAGATCACACCTGACTATATGGGTTTTGATGTAACCTCTACAGATATTCCTGAAAAAATGTATGAAGGAATGATTATCACGTACAAGGTTAGTCCTCTTTTAGGTTTTAAAATGGATTGGATGACTGAAATTACAAAAGTAAGAGATAAAGAATATTTTGTTGATGAACAACGTGTTGGTCCTTACAATATTTGGCATCATCAGCATATATTAAAAGAGGTGAAAGACGGTGTTTTAATGAAAGACATTGTTACCTATGCACCACCATTTGGACCATTAGGTGCAATTGCAAACACATTGATGATACGCTCAAAATTAGAAGAAATTTTTGCTTACCGTAAAAAAGTAGTCGAAAAAAAATGGGGAACATTACCCAAAGTAAGATCTGTTGAAGGACTTGCTGGATAG
- a CDS encoding sensor histidine kinase translates to MVYKQFRLQITLRVFLLLISSFVLSIFLQLEYWATSIFVFAGICYQVFLLLQKLNSVTFEVKKFLDAINYDDFTQTFTVSRSGDIQDELNKSLQKSLTRFKELRADRETDLMFYKSIAQHIDAGLIAFNPDGKVIFSNLITKRIFSGIKSANIEDFKKVSPKLYEIFTDDSDEEIHHVSVPGRYDIQRLVVQKITIYVKGEVVRVFSMDRVQEEVEQAQIEAWEALIKVLTHEMMNAMAPIASLSNTVNNELDELKTEYQTNGTVPSAEDLSDIQLAMNTIEQRANSMSALAEDFRVMAHLRDSEPQHIDSIALCKEYIEGIQQECDEKNIKIVFEATQDILMITADPIQIRTVIDCLCRNSIEELSETQNATITIRCNQDDHNGRPIIQVIDNGSGIDFAALDRIFVPFFTTKKDHTGIGLSLSQQIMRRNNGRLTIKKESDKGAEFALRF, encoded by the coding sequence ATGGTCTATAAACAATTCAGACTGCAAATAACATTAAGGGTATTCCTGTTGTTAATTTCTTCTTTTGTATTAAGTATCTTTTTACAATTAGAATATTGGGCAACGTCAATTTTTGTATTTGCAGGCATTTGCTATCAAGTCTTCTTATTACTTCAAAAATTAAATAGTGTTACGTTCGAAGTCAAGAAGTTTTTAGATGCTATAAACTACGATGATTTTACACAGACATTTACAGTTTCTAGGTCTGGTGATATTCAAGATGAGTTAAATAAATCTTTACAGAAATCGCTTACAAGATTTAAAGAATTAAGAGCAGATAGGGAAACCGATTTAATGTTCTATAAAAGTATAGCTCAGCATATTGATGCCGGTCTAATTGCTTTTAATCCAGATGGGAAAGTCATATTTTCTAATTTGATAACAAAGCGGATTTTTTCGGGGATTAAATCGGCAAATATTGAAGATTTTAAAAAGGTATCGCCAAAGTTATACGAGATATTTACAGATGATTCTGATGAAGAAATACATCACGTAAGTGTTCCAGGTCGTTATGATATTCAACGTTTAGTAGTACAAAAAATCACCATCTATGTAAAAGGAGAAGTGGTTAGGGTATTTAGTATGGATAGAGTACAAGAAGAGGTAGAACAAGCTCAAATAGAAGCATGGGAAGCACTCATTAAAGTACTTACTCATGAGATGATGAATGCTATGGCACCTATTGCTTCTTTGAGCAATACCGTAAATAACGAGCTAGATGAATTAAAAACGGAGTACCAAACCAATGGTACTGTACCTTCGGCAGAAGACTTAAGCGATATTCAGTTGGCCATGAATACTATTGAGCAGAGAGCTAATTCTATGTCTGCACTAGCAGAAGATTTTAGAGTTATGGCACACTTAAGAGATAGTGAACCTCAGCATATTGATAGTATTGCTTTGTGCAAAGAGTATATTGAGGGAATACAGCAAGAGTGCGACGAAAAGAACATTAAAATTGTATTTGAAGCAACACAAGATATTTTAATGATTACCGCAGATCCTATACAAATACGAACAGTAATAGATTGTTTGTGCAGAAATAGTATTGAAGAGTTATCAGAAACACAAAATGCGACAATAACAATCCGTTGTAATCAAGATGACCATAACGGTAGACCAATTATTCAGGTTATTGATAATGGCTCTGGTATTGATTTCGCTGCATTGGATAGAATTTTTGTGCCATTCTTTACAACAAAGAAAGACCATACAGGTATTGGTTTAAGTTTATCGCAACAAATAATGAGACGAAATAATGGTCGTCTTACTATTAAAAAAGAAAGTGATAAAGGAGCGGAGTTTGCTCTTCGTTTTTAA